In Patescibacteria group bacterium, one DNA window encodes the following:
- a CDS encoding polyribonucleotide nucleotidyltransferase: MLEKQIFTRDIAGKTITVEFNNIASQANGSVMVTVGGTTVFATAVMSHNARETVEYFPLTVDYEEKFYAAGRILGSRFMRREGRPSEEAVLIGRLIDRTIRPLFDHRIRHDVQVVTSTLSLDEENSPDILAVLAASLALGSSDIPWAGPVSSVRVGKTDGAFIINPTDTERAAHVLDLVVSGCDSKVNMLEGKAKEMPEEEFAKAIELALKHINEINEFQNEIFKKISKKKFAPKIEEAPAETVNLLNKHFMQRLEDALFVPDKVHRDHTLGELKAEWMSSVKEQFPTLSKGTTSDMYEEAINDIVHRNALEKDRRPDGRGMKELRSLFASTGLLARTHGSGLFFRGDTHILSVVTLGAPGDELLIEGMDVRTKKNFMHHYNFPPFSVGETGRMGSPGRREIGHGALAEKALEAVIPAKEDFPYTIRIVSETLSSNGSSSMGSVCGSILALMDAGVPIKRPVSGIAMGLMMKDENTYKVLTDIQGPEDHHGDMDFKAAGTSEGVTAVQMDVKVGGVTLKILRDALADALDARMRIMDVILKAMPAPRANLPAHAPRVIKMNIPIDKIRDVIGPGGKTINEIIAETKATIDIEQTGVVYITGTNQEAAEMAQARVLAITKEYEAGEIVRGKVSRVFEFGAMIEFAPRQEGLVHISELAGFRVGKVTDIVNVGDEVEAKITGIDQMGRVNLSIRAMTETVEETAVRTAEKEERRPRPGSDRPRGGGRPPRR, encoded by the coding sequence ATGCTTGAAAAACAAATCTTTACCCGCGATATCGCTGGCAAAACAATAACAGTTGAGTTTAATAATATCGCATCTCAAGCCAACGGTTCAGTTATGGTGACTGTTGGTGGTACCACGGTATTTGCCACCGCGGTAATGTCACACAATGCACGCGAGACGGTTGAATACTTTCCACTTACCGTTGATTACGAGGAAAAGTTTTATGCCGCGGGCCGTATTTTGGGTTCGCGCTTTATGCGCCGTGAAGGTCGTCCGTCTGAAGAAGCCGTTTTGATCGGCCGCCTTATCGACCGCACCATACGCCCACTTTTTGATCATCGTATCCGTCATGATGTACAGGTAGTCACCTCGACACTTTCACTCGACGAAGAAAATAGCCCTGATATTTTGGCGGTACTTGCCGCATCCCTTGCGCTCGGTAGCTCAGATATCCCATGGGCAGGGCCCGTAAGCTCGGTGCGCGTAGGCAAGACTGATGGTGCCTTTATCATCAACCCGACCGATACCGAACGCGCCGCACATGTGCTCGATCTCGTAGTATCCGGCTGTGATAGCAAAGTAAATATGTTGGAGGGTAAGGCAAAAGAAATGCCTGAGGAAGAATTTGCCAAGGCGATTGAACTCGCACTCAAACATATTAACGAGATAAACGAATTTCAAAACGAAATTTTTAAGAAAATCTCGAAGAAAAAATTTGCGCCAAAGATTGAAGAAGCGCCCGCAGAGACGGTAAATCTTTTGAACAAGCATTTTATGCAGCGTTTGGAAGATGCGCTCTTTGTGCCTGACAAAGTACACCGTGACCATACGCTTGGCGAACTAAAAGCTGAATGGATGAGCTCGGTCAAAGAACAATTTCCAACACTTTCAAAGGGTACGACCTCTGATATGTACGAGGAAGCGATCAACGATATCGTACATCGCAACGCTCTTGAGAAAGATCGCCGCCCCGATGGCCGCGGTATGAAAGAATTGCGCTCGCTTTTTGCGTCAACCGGTCTTCTCGCGCGCACACACGGATCAGGTCTTTTCTTCCGCGGTGATACACACATCTTGTCAGTCGTAACTTTGGGCGCACCTGGCGACGAACTCTTGATCGAAGGTATGGATGTTCGTACTAAAAAGAATTTCATGCATCACTACAACTTCCCACCGTTTTCAGTAGGCGAGACGGGTCGTATGGGTTCACCCGGACGCCGTGAGATAGGTCATGGTGCTTTGGCTGAAAAAGCTTTGGAGGCAGTTATCCCTGCCAAAGAAGATTTTCCTTACACTATTCGCATCGTATCGGAGACACTCTCATCAAACGGATCATCATCGATGGGTTCGGTATGCGGTTCAATTCTCGCACTCATGGACGCAGGCGTGCCGATCAAGCGCCCTGTCAGCGGTATCGCTATGGGTCTCATGATGAAAGATGAAAACACCTATAAAGTTTTGACTGATATCCAAGGACCGGAAGATCATCATGGCGATATGGATTTTAAAGCCGCTGGAACATCTGAAGGTGTAACTGCCGTGCAGATGGATGTCAAAGTGGGTGGCGTAACATTGAAAATCTTGCGCGACGCGCTCGCCGACGCACTTGATGCACGCATGCGTATTATGGATGTCATCCTCAAAGCTATGCCCGCACCTCGCGCGAACCTTCCAGCACACGCGCCTCGTGTTATCAAGATGAATATTCCTATAGATAAAATCCGTGATGTCATCGGCCCTGGAGGTAAAACTATCAATGAAATCATCGCCGAGACCAAAGCTACTATTGATATTGAGCAGACAGGTGTTGTCTATATCACGGGCACCAACCAAGAAGCAGCCGAGATGGCGCAAGCTCGCGTGCTCGCGATAACCAAAGAATACGAAGCGGGCGAAATCGTCCGCGGCAAGGTATCACGCGTATTTGAGTTTGGCGCCATGATTGAGTTTGCGCCTCGCCAAGAAGGACTCGTGCACATCTCAGAACTTGCTGGCTTCCGTGTAGGCAAAGTAACCGATATAGTGAATGTGGGGGATGAGGTGGAAGCAAAAATCACTGGCATCGACCAAATGGGTCGCGTCAACCTTTCTATCCGTGCCATGACTGAGACAGTAGAAGAAACTGCTGTCCGCACGGCCGAGAAAGAAGAGCGCCGTCCGCGTCCGGGTAGTGACCGTCCGCGCGGTGGTGGTCGCCCTCCTCGTAGGTAA
- a CDS encoding NYN domain-containing protein, with protein sequence MDLRKHKDQRVAVFIDAQNLYHSARSLFGARVNFKEVLKTAVANRQLIRAFGYVISTKTGEEKGFFDALVALGIETRAKELQEFYGGAKKADWDVGLAIDAVRTASTVDTIVICSGDGDFVPLVEYLKNNGRRVEVMSFGRSTSLKLKESADEFIDLGAEGKYIMRIRKQRTPDENDNA encoded by the coding sequence ATGGACCTTAGAAAGCATAAAGATCAGCGCGTCGCTGTGTTTATCGACGCGCAAAATTTGTATCACTCCGCGCGATCACTCTTTGGCGCGCGTGTAAACTTCAAAGAAGTACTCAAGACCGCTGTGGCAAATCGTCAACTTATACGCGCGTTTGGCTATGTCATCAGTACCAAGACGGGGGAGGAAAAGGGATTTTTTGATGCGCTGGTCGCCCTTGGCATTGAAACGCGCGCCAAAGAGCTCCAAGAGTTTTATGGTGGCGCCAAAAAAGCTGATTGGGATGTGGGCCTTGCGATTGACGCGGTACGCACCGCGAGCACGGTAGATACTATTGTTATCTGCTCGGGTGACGGCGATTTTGTACCCTTGGTAGAATATTTGAAAAATAATGGCCGTAGAGTTGAGGTGATGTCATTTGGCCGCAGTACATCACTCAAACTCAAAGAATCAGCTGACGAGTTTATCGACCTTGGCGCTGAAGGCAAGTATATTATGAGAATTAGAAAACAACGAACCCCTGACGAAAATGACAATGCTTGA
- the rpsO gene encoding 30S ribosomal protein S15, which translates to MLTTVKKTKLIEKHRVHETDTGSSEVQIGLLCAQIERLADHLKKYRKDNHSRRGLLKMVAKRKSLLEYIAKGDPKKLLELQRHFGIKK; encoded by the coding sequence ATGCTGACAACAGTGAAAAAAACTAAACTCATCGAAAAGCACCGCGTCCATGAGACAGACACGGGCTCTTCGGAGGTTCAGATCGGCCTTTTATGCGCTCAAATCGAACGACTCGCCGATCATCTTAAAAAATACCGCAAGGACAATCACTCTCGCCGCGGTCTTTTGAAAATGGTCGCAAAGCGCAAGTCACTGCTCGAGTACATCGCCAAAGGTGATCCAAAAAAACTTTTGGAACTCCAGCGACACTTCGGCATTAAAAAATAA
- the xerA gene encoding site-specific tyrosine recombinase/integron integrase translates to MTIEKIMREFLEDLELERGRSPKTIENYNHYLKRFFTHAKVLNPAHISDDLVRSYRLALNRTGLSPRTRNYHLIALRMFLKYLAKRDIKSLAPERVELAKLGDRDIDIPHEGDLERLLGAPKTDALQGVRDRAILELLFSTGLRVSELTALNRDSLDLGRDEFSVRGKGSKIRIVFLSKDAKDSIRAYLSKRGDMSEALFVGTQKKNPARLTPRQIERLVKRYAISAGIPGKVTPHTLRHLFATDLLLNGADIRSVQAMLGHSSITTTQIYTHMTDRQLREVHKAFHGKRRK, encoded by the coding sequence ATGACGATTGAAAAAATAATGCGTGAGTTTTTGGAAGATTTGGAGCTTGAGCGTGGCCGCTCACCAAAGACGATAGAAAACTATAACCACTATCTCAAGCGTTTTTTTACGCACGCCAAAGTCTTAAACCCCGCGCACATCTCTGACGACTTGGTCCGCTCGTACCGTCTCGCGCTCAACCGTACGGGACTTTCACCTCGCACGCGCAATTATCACCTTATTGCGTTGCGGATGTTTTTAAAATATTTAGCCAAGCGCGATATTAAATCACTCGCGCCCGAGCGCGTGGAGCTCGCCAAACTTGGAGACCGAGACATTGATATACCGCACGAAGGAGACTTGGAGCGATTGCTGGGTGCGCCAAAAACTGATGCCCTGCAAGGAGTTCGCGACCGCGCGATCTTAGAACTACTGTTCTCAACTGGACTGCGCGTATCAGAACTCACGGCGCTCAATCGTGACTCGCTCGATCTGGGTCGTGATGAATTTTCCGTGCGTGGCAAGGGTTCGAAGATACGCATCGTATTTTTATCCAAAGACGCTAAAGACTCAATCCGCGCGTATCTCTCCAAGCGCGGTGATATGTCAGAAGCACTTTTTGTAGGTACGCAAAAGAAAAATCCTGCGCGTCTCACGCCGCGTCAGATCGAACGACTTGTAAAACGCTACGCGATTAGCGCAGGCATCCCCGGCAAAGTGACACCACATACTTTGCGTCACTTGTTTGCTACCGATCTTTTGCTCAACGGCGCTGATATCAGATCAGTACAAGCGATGCTCGGACACTCGTCGATCACCACTACACAAATCTATACTCACATGACTGACCGGCAACTCCGCGAAGTACACAAAGCATTTCACGGAAAGCGCAGAAAGTAA